The window ctTCATGTGGATGCGTCCATGCTGATTCGACTCTTGGCAATGTCTTAAAATGTTTGTTCCCCATTTGTTTGATGGGTATAGCATTGTTAAGGCACactcaccacatttgcatgtgacaTAATTCGAACGTGAAATCCCTTAGGAGGAAATCATATTGTGGAAAACCCCTTAACCACTGGGCTAATACCCTAATGGCAATTTGACCAAGAGTTGATTTACGGTATTTGTTCGTTCTTCTTTACTTTCTATTTTTCacattgaaaataaacttgtaTGTAAATTTGGGAACTAATATATCATTAGTTGgtattaatatatagataaacCCTTCATCAACAACACGGGTACATGCATTTCttatatactgtatatgttTCCATGCATGCATTATTGTTCTTAAAAGTTAAAGGCTCACTTTACTTTGTATGATATCGATCAATTTTCAAACATACATAAATTATACACACACTTAATTATATGTAGAATAATACATGGATCGATCTAAATGATGAATTCAATCATCAGGAAAATTAagaagaacttaattagaatttCCCACCCGCGGCATCAACTTATAGTGGCTCGACGCttagttttaaaaaagttttaataaactaaaacttgGTAATGAAATTGTAAATATGATTATTGATCTCTTGTGGCTTCTCTTGGTTGAGGAAGTGTCCGACTCCTTTCATGACCACCACTTCTTCCAGTCCAGGTACCGATTCCTTGAATCCGCCTTTTTCAATGTAGTCTTTTATACCCGGAAAGTTATACGTGGAATCAATGTCCCCAACTATGAATTTCACCGGCACCATTATCTTAGCCCCCGTCCACGCTGCACACACCTCCCAGTTTCTGCAATTAAAACTATTGATCAAACCCGGTTGGCTTAAAACACATTTATTAGGAAGAAAactttgtgttatatatatacttaaaaaaaacagTAATGGAGAACCCTAGACCTGGTaccatatatatacttacagaTCAAAACAACGGTAGTAATTGAATGGTCCACGAAATCCTGTGGTACGATATTTGGATGCGAAGTAATCAAGATCTTTTTCGGTGAACCAAGAAGGTATGGTGTATGGTGGCGGGTTAAAAACCTTGGCGAAGTCTTTAGGCAATTTTGGCATAGTTGGAACGTGTTTGAAATAAAATGAGGCTAATAGCTTCTTCGTATCAACTTTTTCGAACTCTTTTTCCCACCCTATTTCCTGTTAATAGATAAAAAGATATGCATTTTGCATTATAATATATGCATGATTAGCAAGTTAATTACATTTGTGTACGTTAAAATTAACAACTTATGATGTA is drawn from Erigeron canadensis isolate Cc75 chromosome 9, C_canadensis_v1, whole genome shotgun sequence and contains these coding sequences:
- the LOC122583150 gene encoding epoxide hydrolase A-like yields the protein MDQIQHKTIKVNGIKMHVAEVGEGPAVLFIHGFPELWYTWRHQMLFMASKGYRAIAPDLRGFGDTEAPDSHTNYTAFYVVGDLVCLLDTLGLDKVYLVGHDWGAIISWYLCLFRPDRIKALVNMSVVYNPRNPSVKPVDYMRYIYGDDLYICRFQEIGWEKEFEKVDTKKLLASFYFKHVPTMPKLPKDFAKVFNPPPYTIPSWFTEKDLDYFASKYRTTGFRGPFNYYRCFDLNWEVCAAWTGAKIMVPVKFIVGDIDSTYNFPGIKDYIEKGGFKESVPGLEEVVVMKGVGHFLNQEKPQEINNHIYNFITKF